The Chrysemys picta bellii isolate R12L10 chromosome 16, ASM1138683v2, whole genome shotgun sequence DNA window TCGCCTGCCCCGAATCCCAGAGCCGCCTCCGGCGACTGCCCGGTGTGTCCAGAACGGGCCAGATCCTGGGAGATCCCGCTCGGGCCAGCCCCGGGGTCTCTCCTTTGTCCCCCCCCATATACCTTTCGGGGTGCCCCCACAATCCTTCGGTAGCGTCCGGTGGCCGGAGtcatagcccccccacacccccgttTGTGAAATTGGCGCCCCTCCCCGTGGGGAGCCCCACAGCCTGTCTCTGCCGCTTGCCCCCTAGGGGAACCTGGACCAGGAGCGGCTgaagaagcagcaggagctggcggCGGCCGCCCTCTACCAGCAGCTCCAGCATCAGCAGTTCCTGCAGCTCATCAACCGGTACCTGCCGGACAGGTACAGTGCGAGCGCCGCGAGGGGGCTGGCGTGGGGCGCAGGTCTGACCCCCATCACCTTCCCCCCTTGGGCTGGTCCGACCCCTGTGTCTGGACCGTCGCTTCCCCCCCTTGGGCTGGGCGTGGGGCGTGGGTCCGACCCCCGTCACTTCCCCCTTTGGGCTGGGCATGGGGCGTGGGTCTGACCCCCATCACCTTCCCCCCTTGAGCTGGGCATGGGGCGTGGGTCtgacccccatccccttctccttCCTTGGGCTGGGCGTGGGTCCGACCCATCACTTCCCCCTCTTGGGCTGGGCGTGGGGCGTGGGTCCGACCCCCGTCACTTCCCCCTTTGGACTGGGCGTGGGGCGTGGGTCCGACCCCCATCACCTTCCCCCCTTGGGCTGGGCGTGGGTCcgacccccatccccttctccttCCTTGGGCTGGGCGTGGGGCGTGGGTCCGACCCCCATCACCTTCCCCCTCTTGGGCTGGGCGTGGGGCGTGGGTCCGACCCCCATCACCTTCCCCCCTTGGGCTGGGCGTGGGGCGTGGGTCCGACCCCCATCACCTTCCCCCCTTGGGCTGGTCCGACCCCTGTGTCTGGACCGTCGCTTCCCCTCTTGGGCTGGGCGTGGGGCGTGGGTCCGACCCccatcatctccccccccccttgggctGGGTCCGACCCCCATCACTTCCCCCTCTTGGGCTGGGCGTGGGGTGTGGGTCCGACCCCCATCACCTTCCCCCCTTGGGCTGGGCGTGGGTCCGACCCCCGTCACTTCCCCCTTTGGGCTGGGCGTGGGTCCGACCCCCATCACTTCCCCCTCTTGGGCTGGGCGTGGGGCGTGGGGCGTGGGTCCGACCCCCGTCACTTCCCCCTTTGGACTGGGCGTGGGGCGTGGGTCCGACCCCCATCACCTTCCCCCCTTGGGCTGGGCGTGGGGCGTGGGTCcgacccccatccccttctccttCCTTGGGCTGGGCGTGGGGCGTGGGTCCGACCCCCATCACTTCCCCCTCTTGGGCTGGGCGTGGGGCGTGGGGCGTGGGTCCGACCCCCatcatctctccccccccccccttgggctGGGCGTGGGGCGTGGGTCCGACCCCCATCATCTCCCCCCCCCGTTGGGCTGGGCGTGGATCCGGCAGTGGGGGTCCCCGGCGGGGGCCCGCAGTGACTACCCGGCGCTCTCCCCGCAGGCCGCAGTTCGCCCAGTGCGCACTGCAGCAGAAGCTGGCGGCCGGCGACCTCACCCAGCAGCAGCTCACGGCTttcctgcagcagctgcaggctctgaaacccaggtgAGTGacccccctggccagccccccggacccccacagccccccacttccccacacTCTGATTCATCCcgctctcctgctgccatctggggtggagcagggggcatgCACACGGTCTGActggccaggacgcctgggttctctccccggctccggTAGCTGCCTCATCCTGGGGGTGGCTGCAGCTCTCTCCTCCcaggggcgctgtggggggcgaGCGCAGCGCTGAGCAGGGGACCCCCTTGCCTTGCAGAACCGGGGAGCAGAACCTGATCCCGGCGATGAACCGATCCATGTCCGTGCCAGACACAGGGTCCCTGTGGGACGCGCATACCTCAGCTTCACAGCCTgcaggtaagggggggcagcGTGGCGCGGGGGGGCGGTGCAGCTCCGGGGGTGTTCCGAGGGGGGTGCCGCGCCGGGCCTGACACTCCAGTCTCTCCCGCAGGCGGTGAGGCCAGTCTATGGGATATACCAATTAATTCTTCAACTCAGGGTCCAATCTTAGAACAACTGCAACTGCAACAGAAAGTAAGTGCCGGGTCCCCGCGGGTCAgtgccaggacgcctgggttctctccccggctccgggaggggagtggggcctggtgggttacagcaggggggggcctgggagccaggacacctgggttctgtccctgtctctgggaggggagtggggtggctggtggttagagcgggggggctgggagccaggactcctgggttctctccccggcactgggaggggagtggggcctggtgggttacagcagggggcCTGGCCGCCGTTCGGCAGAGGGGCTACGTGGGATCGTGGCGCTGCCGagtgggtggcgggggggggggggggctctctggcAGCCTGGGgccctcccctcacccaccctgccccccttcccccggtGCCGCAGCTCCAGGAGCGCCGCGACGCGGAACTCAGGGctaagagggaggaggaggaacgcaAGCGGCGCGAAGAGAAGCGGCGCCAGGAGGAGCAGAAGCGGCGCGAGGAGGAGGAGCTGTATCGGCGGAAACAGGTCAACGCCCCCCTGACCTCCACAGACCCCTTCTCCCGTGGAACCCTGGCCGGAGATCCagagacccccacccctgccctgccctgggttctctccccagctctgggacgggaggggggctggggggttagagcaggggggccgggagccaggactcctgggttctctccccggcactgggaggggagtgggggctgggagcctggactcctgggttctttctccTTTAGTGCACCTCTGGGCGTCAGTTTACCCCTGTGTTTTAGGGGCCCTGGTCTGCTCTCCAGAGGGATTGTGGGGCTCCCATGGAAGGTGGAGACCCTGGCTGTGTGAGGGGGGCCATTGCCCCCTCCTCCAGCGCCCACAGATCCCCACTTGGTGGTCCTGGGGGAAGCCGAGGGTCGTGGGGGTGACGTCCCCGGGGCTGGGCCGGCTGCCCCCAGTAacgcccctgcccccgcagtgccggcagcaggagctggtgctgAAGCTGCTGCAGCAGACCCAGGCGCAGAGCGCAGCGCCCTGGGGGGGGCTGGCCAAGCCCCCCGGGGGCATGAAGGccctgctggagctgcaggagagCGAGCGGCAGCTGCACAAGCAGCAGCGGGCGCAGCAGAGAGCGGTGagtggccccgcccccaggatcTCCCCGGGCCCGGCctccagccaggccccgcccccaggatcTCCCCGGGCCCGGCctccagccaggccccgcccccaggatctccccgggcccggcccccagccaggccccgcccccaggatctccccggcccggcccccaaccTTCCTCCATCACTATGACCTCCTATGTCCTGCCCACAGCCAGGCtggtcccctgctcccccccatcaTCCGGGGAAGTACCATCCCCGCCCCAGTCACAGTGCTCGCCCCACCCAGGAGTAGTGTCCCTGAGCCATCCCCTGTGGAAcgagccgccccgccccagaggtggccgcaccTCAGCTCTTTCCCTTCCCAGCACGGGGGGCTCGGCTTGAGCAGCCCCTCGCAGTGGGGCGCCGACTCCAGCCCGCTCTGGAGCAGCCATGAGAAGTGGGACGAGGGCGTCAAGAACCTGAGGAGCCTGGGCCTGAAGAGCAGccgcagcagcccctccctcggGTGagcccacgggggggggggcaggggctgcgggtcgggagtgaggggcaccagctgggctgggaagggctgcggggcgggagcgaggggcactggcggggctgcgggtcgggagtgaggggcaccagctgggctggggtggctgcgggtcgggagtgaggggcaccggcagggctggggcgggagtgaggggctgggagtgaggggcaccggcggggctgggaagggctgcggggcgggagtgaggggcactggtggggctgggagggagcgaggggcactggtggggctgggaggggctgcggggcgggagcgaggggcaccggcggggctgggaagggctgcggggcgggagcgaggggcactggcggggctgcggggtgggagcgaggggcaccagcagggctggggggggctgcggggcgggagcgaggggcaccggctgggctggcaggggctgcggggcgggagcgaggggcaccggcagggctggggggggctgcgggtcgggagcgaggggcaccggctgggctggcgggggctgcggggcaggagcgaggggcaccggcagggctgggggggctgggggcgggagtgaggggcaccggcagggcccGTGGCTCTCTCTGACTCTCCCCGCCCCGGCACAGGGACAGCTACGGGGGGCCGAGCCGGCAGAGCCGGAAGAAGACGGACGAGGAGGAGAAGCTGCTCAAACTGCTGCAGGGGATCCACAAACCCCAGGACGGCTTCACGCAGTGGTGTGAGCAGATGCTGCACGTCCTGAACAGCTCCAGCACCCTCGATGGTATGCCTGCGCCCGGACGCCTGGCTTCCGTgcgcccctggggggaggggtgggagccaCTGGAGTCCTGGGCTCAGTCCCCGGCTCTTGTTTCCTCGCTTCGGGCCTGTTTTCCGCAGCTGTCAGGCCTTGTTGGTGGGTGGGTGCTTGGGGGGTCGGGGGGCGAAGGGGGCTGGCCTTCCTTgacccccctcactcccctgcagTCCCCACGGTGGTGGCGTTCCTGAAGGAGATGGAGTCCCCCTACGACGTTCACGACTTCATCCGCTCCTACCTGGGCGACACGGTGGAAGCCAAAGAGTTTGCCAAGCAGTTCCTGGAGCGGCGCGCCAAGCAGAAAGCCAGCCAgcagcgccagcagcagcaggtagAGGGCGCTCTCCTCTCAccgcctggggggcggggcttgccaaGGGGCAGGGCTCCACACTaatcccttcccccttcccaccaGGAAGCCTCGTGGCTCAGCTCCGGCAACCTGCcctccccgttcccggccaaccACGGCACCAAACAGCCGCCCTTCGAGGGCAGCCAGCCAGTGAAGATCAAGAGGAGACCGATCATGCTGCACGCTGACCCCAGCATCCTGGGTAGGGTggggcccggacgcctgggttctctccccggcgccGGGAAGGgaacaggggctgggagccaggactcctgggttctctccccagctctgggaggggagtgggggctggtggggggggctgggagccaggattcctgggttctctccccagttctgggaggggcgtgggggctggtgggttagaccGGGGGGGTCCGTGTAGCCGATTAACCCCTcgtgccccgctctgcccccaggctATTCGCTGCATGGTCGGCCGGCGAGGTGGAAAGCATTGACGACTACTGAAGTCTTGTAGCAATAGGAACTCTGCTGCCTTCTTAACCGATTCAGTCTTACCTGAATGTGCACTGCGAAAGGACGAGGCGGCCGTGCTGGGCCCTCCCCTTTCCTCCGCCCCCCAGCGAGCAGGGGGCaccggggctggcgggggggcagggtgaCGCGCGCGCTCGGATCAGGGGGCGCCGGCGACCCGCCTTCGGAAGAGGAGTATGTGTGAGCACTTCTTTCTCCAACACACGAAGCACCTTAAAATGCAACCCGCTGATGCACTTTATCAAGACTTTTTACAaagaactgattaaaaaaaaaaaagaaaaaaaaaggtttttttggtGATTCTGGAGGAAATTTTTAtaaagaaacttaaaaaaaaaaacaaaaaaaatcgcTCTAGGAAACACTGTTATTTTCACACGGGGACGAGGAGAGACGTGAAAATTCGcgaaggggaaaagagaagatttcataaaaaaaaaacaaaaaaacacaaaaatagcAAAACTTGAAGAAATGCACTTATCGCCCAGCCCGCTTTCCGCGAGCTGGCCTGGTTCTGCCTCACGCGGTGGAGCCGGATGTAAATATCGCTAGATACAGAGCTCCGTTCTGGAGATTTGCTCTCGCCAAGAGGCCAtgtctgtttttctcttttttggaaGAGACACGTTgcgtgttggttttttttgttgttgtttttgaaagTTGCACAACCGCGAAACAACCGACTTCCCCTTCCCTGGTGGTGCCCGGCAGCAACGGAGCTGGCCTGGGAGGAGTAACGCTAACCACGGCGGTTGACTCCAGTCGCCGGAGCCGGGCGCTCTTCCCGCCGATTCCTGCGAGCTCCGGCTACTCACCTGGCTTAGGGAGAGCTTCTAACCTGCAAAGCTCTCCTGGCTTCCTGCCCGTTCCTGTCCCACGGCCGAGCTCCCCGTTACTGGCCGATCAGACGCCTTGGAGCTCCCCCGTTACTGGCCGATCAGACGCCTCGGAGCTCCCCTGTTACTGGCCGATCAGACGTCTCGGAGCTCCCCTGTTACTGGCCGATCAGACGTCTCGGGTGGCTTCCTGCAAGCTTCCAGGCCTTGCAAACTCCCTGCAACAAGCTCCGCCTCCCTGGCTGGATTTCTTCTACAAGCTCCGCCTCCCTGGCTGGATTTCCCCCACAAGCTCCGCCCTGTGAAGCCAGCCTCCTGTGAATTGTGTCGCTGCCCAGCTGAAAGGAAGATGATTTCTTCTGCacatgtttttttgggggggaaggggggggttgagaggccccttttttattttaagctcTCTGGGCATCTCATTCATTTTGCCTTTCCCCCGCCTCGTTAGACGTGCGCCCCCATCCCAATGGCCCTTGTGGGGGgcagttggtttttgtttttggacGGAGGAGCATTTTTGTGCGTGCGGCAGGTGGGGGGGCTTGACCCCGCCCCGCACCCATTTATGAATGTATCTTTGGACAAGAATTGGAAAGACGAAATCCGCTGGCCCCTCCCGGCACCCCGGATCCACGTCAATAAAGCTCCAGTCATGCTCTCTTGAGAGATTTTTGACAAACCGAGACCCAGTTGACTTGTCTGTGACCGATCCCCACCCGCAGAGGTGAGAGATTTCACTCTCTGATACAGCCTGTACAGattttggaggggagggagaagtcgTTCGTTTGTTCATTttcgttttttttaaatttgggcttgaattttttttttaattgcgcgTATGGATCTGTTGTTTCTTTGTTTACAGACCGTCTCTGGGGCGTTGTGTCTCACGGGACGGTAGCCACTACACAGGGTACCTTTCCGAGTCGAAATCTTCCCGAGGAGGAGacgtttttattttattctcccccccccggcaAGTTATCCCATTGGAAATcagtgggcaggaggggagaaagTTCTCCCGGCCTTCGCGCGAGATGACACGCAGCTTTTCCCCGGTTGTGGCAAGCCAGGAACCGCGCTGTGAATGCCGCGTGGAAGGCGGCACGCCGAATGGCCGAACTACAGTTTCTTGCGTgtgttcttcctccccccccccaagtgttgtattttttttttttcaaaccagtGCAGCTTTGGGGGTTAACCCCCCCCACCCGTTGGGTTTCCGTTTGTTTTTTAAACGTTCGTGGTTTATGAATTTTTCAATCGACCAAATGGCAAAgacacttgttttgtttttaagatgtaTGTCAAAGGTTGGGGTTGTTTTTTGGGGTCAGGACCTCTTTGGTTTTGGTAGGCCCTACAACAAATACTGTGAGGTTCCATGGTTACTGTGTtagcggggagagggggggggtcTTTCCTCCCTTCACCCGGTCAATGGATCAAAGGACACAGGATTTGGATGTGACCTGATCTGGTttttcacccccctccccatcagTCAGTATTGGCCTGTAGTGGCCTCCGCGCGGCCAGCGTGCAATAGGCCGCCGAAGGATTTACTCCCCACCCGTTTGCTGTGTCACGGAAACCCCACCCGCGGGCGAGGGTCCGGCGTCTCGGGCCAGCGAGGTTGCCGGGGAACCAATGAGCTGACGGCTTCCTGCAtctggctgggagcccccccgccccttggGATTCTCGGCGCAGCGGGGGACAATCCGGTGCCCTGGGATCTGCAGCAGCCGGCTCACCTCAATCCCGGGCTGCCCCCCTGGACTGGGCTCAGGTGGGGTGGCGACCAGGAGCCACCGTTCGTGTTTGAATTTGCCACAAGAATGTATTCGGTGATTCGTCGCTCTCGGACCTTTCTAGCTAAGGGCTGTCTCCCCGGTTCGCTTCTCTCCCCCGCCAtcgactggggcggggggggggcgtttacacccagcccccccccagagtgATCGGACTCTACAGGGGGCCGGGCCGAACCAAAGTCTCCTCTGGCCCACGGTGGAGCCCAGCCACTGGACAGACGTTTATTATCCACCGCGGGGGCGTTTCCTGCAAAATTTGCCTTATCTTCGTATTAgttgttttcccccctcccacgcccctcCGAAGAAAAGGGAAACGGACCTCGCGGCCGGGGGCAGTATTAGCCTGGTGGCCGGCTAGCCGCCGGCCGGACGTGGGTTTCTATCTAGCAATAACGAACTGGACGCGGTGCGGCCCCAGCCCATGCCAACGCGTGTCCCGCGCTGGACTCGGGCGCTTTCTCATGCCGCCCAGCGGGGTCGAGCCAGGGCGaggaccccccaccccattttgtgtgtgtgcgcgtctcTCGCCCGCGTGGAATTAAAGTTTGTAGATATTTCCTGCCCCCGCCCGAGCGAGAGCCGGTGTCTTTGTCCTGCCATCTCTCCGccggttccgggggggggggaggaggggtgtttaAACCCCCCACAAAAAAGGCAGGTGCCCAGTGGGTGGAGTGAGGGGGACCCACCACCCTAAGCATGGGGCTGCCTGGCCCGCCCCAGTGGGGTGGCGTGAGCATCacgtcctcctgttcttcctgtgGAATCTGTTTACACTGCACCAACCGTGCCGGGATTCCCCCCACATCGGGAAAGGGGggccctgcctctgtttccccaggtgctaAAGGGGGCTGCCACAACATCTGCCTCCTTTGCGAAGTAGTAGTAGTAGGCGGTGGGGGGGGCTTTCCCCAGCCCCTGGctgactcctgggttcttcccttccccactcccatgCTGGGAGTTTCCGCTGGTGGGTGGGGGTACCGCAgtgtcacccccgcccccccatggcaCCAAGGACTTGGGGGGCACAGAGCAGCCACACACACAACTGCCCCCCCACCGGCCGATCCTTGAACGTGCTTTGGCCGCAGGGGAGTGGCTGGATTTacctgtgggggggcgggggggaaggctggagtcaggacgcctgggttcgttccctgccccccaccagccatCTGCCTGGGATCTCACCCCCCCCAGCTGGCCAAGGACACCAGGCGCTGGCGACCCGGACTGCCGGGTTCCTTCCCAagaggctgggctgtgggggaggtgagcgcgcccccccccctaAATCCAGATGCTTGTGGATctttggtggtggggggagggggttgcccttgtcccgtccccccccgtgGGGGCACCCCAGGTCCAGAAGCGGCTCGTCCAGCTGGTGCTGCGGCTCAGCGTGCCCCCCAGGGGCAGAGGCCAGTTACTGCAGCTGACTGGACATGGAGTGTCCAGTCTGCTGTACGGCCTGGACCCCTGGCAACCCCACCCCATAAAATAATCCCCCGGGACCTCCCATGGAGGGGGGGGGCTTCCCTTACACACTTACCAAGAGGGAGGGGTGTTGGGAGTTACATCACCCACCCCTTTCAGGGAGGGGGCACCTTCCCCAGCAGTAGGTGGTGGGGCCACCCCCTGACTAGGGCCTTTAACCCCACAGTTGTTCTCCCCCCAAACCAGGGAGAGAAcgcaggagtcaggactcccagcccccccactcacctcccagagctggggagagaacccaggagtcctggctcccagccccaccctgctctaaccaccagcccccacttccctcccagagccagggagagaactgaggagtcctggctccccccccccccccccccccagtaacaACAGGGAGGCAGGGTGTTGGTTTTGGTCGTTTATGGTTTGATGCGGTGCCGGGAGCCGGTTACAAACATCCCAGCGAagaaacagcccccccccccggcaaacAGGACGACCCCCGGCAGAGGGTGGGAGAGAAGCCCCTgatggggagtggagggaggggtCAGGACAGGAGCGCCCCCATGTCTGGCGTTGCCCCGCCTTTGCCTCAGAGTCAGGGGCCCATCTACCCCCGTATCCCACCTCCCCTCAGGGGCCCCCCAACTAACCTGatctccctccagccccactcAGGCACATGGGAGGGGCAACGGGAGCCTGGGGTGCACCCCCcctcctggaggaggagccacACATAGTGGGTGGGACCAATTAGCCACTCCTCCCCAAGAGAGCCTTGGGGAGGGGGTACTGGGGGCAGGAAAATTGGGGTGTAAGCCTCCCTCCCCTGTACTAGAGTAGAGAGGACCCTGCCCCAGCTGTCAATCACCTCATGCCCCACCCCAGGTCAAAGGTCACTGCTAGgcacaggccccaccccctcagcaggctatttttccttcttttcaatcaggagaagaaaaacaaaaataattcgaAAAAATTAAAGGGGGGGCCACCAAAGAAGGGCTAAAGCCACGCCCTCTCCCTGCTGAGGGTGGGGCCAGCGGCAGCCACACCCCCAGGGTGTGGGGCAGAAGGGGGGCTAGTTCCAGATTTTCAGGAAGCTGTCCCAGGAGCCGGTGGCTACTGCCATCCCGTCGTCCGTCACCCCCAGGCAGCTCACGCGGTTGTCGTGGCCGGCCAGGACCCCTGCAGGAGGAGACGGGTGAGCTCAGCCtgaaagaacccaggcgtcctagctccaccccccgctctaacccaccagcccccactcccctccccgagccgggagagaacccaggtgtccaggctccccctgctctaatcaccagcccccactcccctccccgagccgggagagaacccaggcgtcctggctcccaccccaccagcccccactcccctcccagagccgggagagaacccaggtgtccaggctcccaggcccccccatgctccaccccaccagcccccactcccctccccaagccggggagagaacccaggcgtccgggctgaCCTGCGCGGTCGCCCTTCATGGCATCCCAGATGTTGCAGTTGAAGTCGTCGTagccggccagcaggaggcgcccgCTCTTGGAGAACGCCACCGAGGTGATGCCGCAGATGATGTTGTCATGCGAATACATCATGAGCTCCTGGTCGGCGCGCAGGTCGAAGAGCCGGCACGTGGCGTCGTCCGAGCCCGTGGTGAAGGCGTTCCCGTTGGGGAAGaactgggcagggaggagggtgtcagggaacccaggcgtccaggctctcggccccccccggcccccgctcccctcccagagccagtgggagaacccaggagtcctggtccccagcccgtcccccgagatTGGTAGGATTTCTAAGTTGTGGgtcaggctgctgtggggaggggggctgtgcccCATGAGGGGCACTGAGGGTGGGTTATGTTAAGCTTGGGGCATACAGGgaggttgggggggcggggcaggagtcacggtcacacacacacttgttccCAGGGAAGGTCAAGGGGATAttgggggtccgggggggggaaTTGATGTCCAACTCATGCCTGGTTAAggtctgtgggtgggtgggttttgTGAGGGGGATTGGGGGTCCCGGTTGGTTTcgcgggggggagaggagatcAGGGGtccggcacacacacacacggcgtTGATGTCTGACTCGTGCCCGGTGAACCTCGTGTGAGGGTGAGGGCGATCGGGGGTTTCAGGGGTTCCCGTGGCGGTTTCGGGGGGCCCGGGGCACTCACACACACGGCATTGATGTCCGACTCGTGCCCGGTGAACCtcgtgtgagggggagggggatcgggGGTTTCAGGGGTCCCCGTGGCGGTTTCGGGGGGCCCGGGGCACTCACACACACGGCGTTGATGTCCGACTCGTGCCCGGTGAACCtcgtgtgagggggagggggatcgggGGTTTCAGGGGTCCCCGTGGCGGTTTCGGGGGGCCCGGGGCACTCACACACACGGCGTTGATATCCGACTCGTGCCTGGTGAACCtcgtgtgagggggagggggatcgggGGTTTCAGGGGTCCCCGTGGCGGTTTCGGGGGGCCCGGGGCACTCACACACACGGCGTTGATGTCCGACTCGTGCCCGGTAAACGTCTGCCGGCACATACTGTCCCGCACGTCCCACAGCTTGATGGAGGCGTCGCAGGCGCCAGACACGAAGCTCCGGGCGTCAGGGGCCAGCGAGAGGCTCATCACGTCCCCGCTGTGGCCCCCGAACGTCGTCGTCTGCTGCCCCGTCTCAATGTCCCACAGCgcgctgggggggcggagagGCTGGGACACCCACTGGCTCCGCCCCCggccaacaacccccccccccgtctgctGGCTCCGCCCCCAGACATCTGGCTCCTCCCCCGTCTGCCAACTCCACCCTCCAGGCCCACACCCGccctctggctccaccccagccaCCCCACCTG harbors:
- the LOC135976067 gene encoding guanine nucleotide-binding protein G(I)/G(S)/G(T) subunit beta-2, whose product is MDPVGRIQMRTRRTLRGHLAKIYAMHWGTDSRLLVSASQDGKLIIWDSYTTNKVHAIPLRSSWVMTCAYAPSGNYVACGGLDNICSIYSLKTREGNVRVSRELPGHTGYLSCCRFLDDNQIITSSGDTTCALWDIETGQQTTTFGGHSGDVMSLSLAPDARSFVSGACDASIKLWDVRDSMCRQTFTGHESDINAVCFFPNGNAFTTGSDDATCRLFDLRADQELMMYSHDNIICGITSVAFSKSGRLLLAGYDDFNCNIWDAMKGDRAGVLAGHDNRVSCLGVTDDGMAVATGSWDSFLKIWN